Proteins from a genomic interval of Qipengyuania sp. JC766:
- a CDS encoding SAM-dependent methyltransferase, producing the protein MTTLPEPDGELAEIFRRLIRNTGPISLVQFMGESNARYYATRDPLGGAGDFVTAPEISQMFGELIGLWLADMWINSGREEPVSYVELGPGRGTLAKDALRAMKRYGLEPAVHFVETSRTLREVQLAAVPQAQWHDDVSTLPWDDPLLVVANEFFDALPVRQLVRTEEGWRERMIALDGDDFVFVAGKQPMDAAMPAGAGDLPPGSIVETCPAAAAVAYELFHRLAEQGGCALVFDYGAQRPDAGSTLQAVRAHRKVDPFETPGSADLTAHVDFGTLANIAESRGLRNLGTVGQGDWLRALGVEARAQALAKAAPHYAEDIDAAMHRLIDADQMGRLFKAMGVAHAAWPGGAGFAQPS; encoded by the coding sequence GTGACGACCCTACCGGAACCGGACGGCGAGCTGGCGGAGATCTTCCGCCGGCTGATCCGGAACACCGGTCCGATCTCGCTGGTGCAGTTCATGGGGGAAAGCAACGCGCGTTATTACGCGACGCGCGATCCGCTGGGCGGGGCAGGGGACTTCGTCACCGCACCCGAAATCAGCCAGATGTTCGGCGAACTGATCGGCCTGTGGCTGGCCGACATGTGGATCAATTCGGGCCGGGAAGAGCCCGTCTCCTACGTCGAATTGGGCCCGGGTCGCGGTACGCTGGCGAAGGACGCCCTGCGCGCCATGAAGCGGTACGGGCTGGAGCCGGCAGTCCATTTCGTCGAAACGTCGCGGACCTTGCGCGAAGTGCAGCTGGCCGCGGTACCTCAGGCGCAATGGCACGACGATGTGTCCACCCTGCCGTGGGACGATCCGCTGCTGGTCGTGGCGAACGAATTCTTCGACGCGCTGCCGGTGCGCCAGCTGGTCCGGACCGAGGAAGGATGGCGCGAACGCATGATCGCGCTGGACGGGGACGATTTCGTGTTTGTCGCGGGCAAACAGCCGATGGATGCCGCCATGCCCGCCGGTGCGGGCGACTTGCCGCCCGGCAGCATTGTCGAGACATGTCCGGCCGCCGCCGCGGTCGCTTACGAACTGTTCCACCGGCTGGCCGAACAGGGCGGTTGCGCGTTGGTCTTCGATTACGGCGCGCAGCGGCCGGACGCGGGATCCACGCTGCAGGCGGTCAGGGCGCATCGCAAGGTCGATCCGTTCGAAACGCCGGGGAGCGCCGACCTTACGGCCCATGTCGATTTCGGTACGCTGGCCAATATCGCCGAATCGCGCGGCCTGAGAAATCTGGGGACCGTGGGCCAGGGGGACTGGCTGCGCGCACTGGGGGTCGAGGCGCGGGCGCAGGCGCTGGCAAAGGCTGCCCCCCATTACGCCGAAGATATCGACGCGGCGATGCATCGCCTGATCGACGCGGATCAGATGGGCAGGTTGTTCAAGGCGATGGGCGTGGCGCACGCCGCATGGCCAGGCGGTGCCGGGTTCGCGCAACCGTCCTGA
- a CDS encoding ATP-binding cassette domain-containing protein, translating into MAVDDISLDIADGAFVALVGQSGSGKSTLLKTVNRLIEPDSGEVLLEGEDVRSGPAPAVRRRIGYVFQGIGLFPHMTVGQNIAIGPRLAGAPIGQDRLAELLEMVELDASFAARMPDELSGGQRQRIGVARALAGDPHLLLMDEPFGALDPVTRDALGKRVRDLHRELGLTTVMVTHDMAEALLLADRVLVMEAGRIVADCTPAQLMAGEGGAIAQGLVDVPREQARMMAGLAS; encoded by the coding sequence GTGGCCGTCGACGACATCTCGCTCGACATCGCCGACGGTGCCTTTGTCGCGCTGGTCGGCCAGTCCGGCTCCGGCAAGTCCACCCTGCTCAAGACCGTCAATCGCCTGATCGAACCCGATTCCGGCGAAGTGCTGCTCGAAGGCGAGGACGTGCGCAGCGGCCCCGCGCCGGCCGTGCGACGCCGCATCGGCTACGTTTTCCAGGGGATCGGGCTCTTCCCGCACATGACCGTCGGGCAGAACATCGCCATCGGACCGCGCCTGGCCGGTGCGCCCATCGGTCAGGACCGGCTGGCCGAGCTGCTCGAAATGGTCGAGCTCGACGCCAGCTTCGCCGCCCGTATGCCGGACGAGCTGTCCGGCGGGCAGCGCCAGCGCATCGGCGTCGCGCGCGCGCTCGCGGGCGACCCGCATCTGCTGCTGATGGACGAGCCGTTCGGCGCGCTCGATCCCGTGACGCGCGACGCGCTCGGCAAGAGAGTGCGCGACCTGCACCGCGAACTGGGCCTGACGACCGTCATGGTCACGCACGACATGGCCGAGGCGCTGTTGCTGGCCGATCGCGTGCTGGTGATGGAAGCGGGCCGGATCGTGGCGGACTGCACGCCCGCGCAACTGATGGCCGGCGAAGGCGGCGCGATCGCGCAGGGACTGGTGGACGTACCGCGCGAACAGGCGCGCATGATGGCCGGGCTCGCTTCGTGA
- a CDS encoding ABC transporter permease/substrate-binding protein produces the protein MNGVWTALLGLGDKLAAHVILAASAIALGIAVTLPLAVWASRNRQVGRAVLGFASLVQTIPALALLALFFPILLSLRAVFGEGLPTLGFLPALLALALYALLPILRNAVTAREHMEAGVLEAADGVGMTGWQKLRLVEAPLAAPYIMAGIRTASVWTIGAATLSTTIGQPSLGDPIFAGLQTQNWALVLAGCIGSAGLALIADGLLGLVEKGFATRRSWMVWTGLGIALLGVAAAGWTLRPASDDRETISIAAKQFSEQYILARLIGNRLEEAGYRVEYRDGLGSAVVHQALTSGNVDIAIDYTGTLWTNQLGRQDNPGRDAMYRRIAEWERDTTGTLVLGKLGFENAYGFAMRSDRARDLGVTSLADLSRVSPRLTMGGDPEWFERPEWEAVRDAYGLRFAEQRNFSPTFMYNALQSGEADVISAYTSDGRIAADGLVILDDPREALPSYDALLMITPSRADDEPFLEALRPLIGSIDVEMMREANLAVDGDEGLSPAQVARQLQQRITEGS, from the coding sequence GTGAACGGAGTCTGGACCGCCTTGCTCGGCCTCGGGGACAAACTCGCCGCCCATGTGATCCTAGCCGCGTCCGCGATAGCGCTCGGCATCGCCGTCACCCTGCCGCTGGCGGTCTGGGCCAGCCGCAACCGGCAGGTCGGGCGCGCGGTGCTGGGTTTCGCCAGCCTCGTCCAGACGATCCCGGCCCTGGCCCTCCTCGCCCTGTTCTTCCCGATCCTGCTGTCCCTGCGCGCCGTCTTCGGCGAAGGCCTGCCGACGCTGGGCTTCCTGCCCGCGCTGCTGGCCTTGGCGCTCTACGCCCTGCTCCCGATCCTGCGCAACGCGGTCACCGCGCGCGAACATATGGAGGCCGGCGTACTGGAAGCGGCAGACGGGGTCGGCATGACCGGCTGGCAGAAGCTGCGCCTGGTCGAGGCGCCACTCGCTGCGCCCTACATCATGGCGGGCATCCGCACGGCCAGCGTCTGGACCATCGGCGCGGCAACGCTTTCGACCACCATCGGCCAGCCGAGCCTGGGTGATCCGATTTTCGCCGGACTGCAGACCCAGAACTGGGCACTGGTCCTTGCCGGCTGCATCGGGTCCGCCGGTCTGGCCCTGATTGCGGACGGGCTCCTCGGCCTCGTCGAAAAGGGCTTCGCAACGCGGCGGAGCTGGATGGTCTGGACCGGCCTCGGCATCGCGCTGCTCGGCGTGGCCGCTGCCGGCTGGACCCTGCGCCCGGCGAGCGACGACCGGGAGACGATATCGATCGCCGCCAAGCAGTTCAGCGAGCAGTACATCCTGGCCCGGCTCATCGGGAACCGGCTGGAGGAGGCGGGATATCGCGTCGAATATCGCGACGGGCTGGGGTCCGCGGTCGTCCACCAGGCGCTGACCAGCGGCAATGTGGACATCGCGATTGACTACACCGGGACGCTGTGGACCAACCAGCTCGGCCGGCAGGACAATCCCGGGCGCGACGCGATGTACCGGCGGATTGCCGAGTGGGAGCGGGATACCACCGGTACGCTGGTGCTGGGCAAGCTCGGCTTCGAGAATGCCTACGGCTTCGCCATGCGGTCCGATCGCGCGCGCGACCTCGGCGTCACATCGCTCGCCGACCTGTCCCGCGTATCCCCCCGCCTGACCATGGGCGGGGACCCGGAATGGTTCGAGCGGCCCGAATGGGAAGCGGTGCGCGATGCCTACGGCCTGCGCTTCGCGGAGCAGCGAAACTTCTCGCCCACCTTCATGTATAACGCGCTCCAGTCGGGCGAGGCCGACGTCATCAGCGCCTATACCTCCGACGGACGCATCGCCGCCGACGGCCTCGTCATCCTCGACGATCCGCGCGAAGCGCTGCCGTCCTACGATGCGTTGCTGATGATCACGCCGTCGCGCGCGGACGACGAGCCTTTTCTGGAAGCGCTACGGCCGCTCATCGGATCGATCGATGTCGAGATGATGCGCGAGGCGAACCTGGCCGTCGATGGCGACGAGGGCCTGAGCCCGGCACAGGTGGCGCGGCAGTTGCAGCAGAGGATTACCGAAGGCTCCTGA